Proteins co-encoded in one Pseudopipra pipra isolate bDixPip1 chromosome 12, bDixPip1.hap1, whole genome shotgun sequence genomic window:
- the MRPS11 gene encoding small ribosomal subunit protein uS11m has protein sequence MSAAVAAAGQRVLGGGWGARAIAALCRGLRTGPPRLQDIAGAAAKETEKQSATEQSPLILQRSSMRWDGKVYEEIPIAHIKATYNNTHVQVVSFDSRPLAHTSCGTEGFQNAKKGTAIAAQTAAMAAAVKARGKGVLHVRVVVKGLGPGRKAAIKGLTMGGLEVISITDNTPVPHNGCRPRKARRM, from the exons ATGAGTGCGGCCGTGGCGGCGGCCGGGCAGAGGGTGCtcggggggggctgggg GGCCCGCGCCATCGCCGCCCTGTGCCGCGGGCTCCGCACCGGCCCCCCGAGGCTGCAGGACATCGCGGGGGCGGCTGCCAAGGAGACGGAGAAGCAGAGCGCGACCGAGCAGAG CCCTTTAATCCTGCAGAGGAGCTCCATGAGATGGGATGGAAAGGTTTATGAAGAGATCCCAATAGCGCACATCAAAGCGACGTACAACAA caccCACGTCCAGGTGGTCAGCTTTGACAGCCGGCCGCTCGCCCACACGTCCTGTGGCACAGAAGGCTTCCAGAATGCCAAGAAGGGAACGGCCATTGCGGCACAAACCGCAgccatggcagcagctgtg AAAGCACGTGGGAAGGGTGTATTGCACGTGCGAGTCGTGGTGAAAGGACTGGGACCGGGACGCAAA GCTGCCATCAAGGGTTTGACAATGGGAGGTTTGGAGGTGATCTCCATCACCGACAACACCCCGGTTCCCCACAACGGCTGCCGCCCTCGGAAAGCCAGGAGAATGTGA